One Thermus sp. CCB_US3_UF1 DNA window includes the following coding sequences:
- a CDS encoding NosD domain-containing protein, translating to MKRASLLLALAGVSLAAPVLRLEGEVEGPLVLTTPGLEVEAEGAVLRGRKGHTLSLLAPGIRVRGLKVVGAGGGDDFFEPDAAVYLRGCEGCLLEGLEVEGAPAAVRLEDSPRAKVQGLRARGLGASPGVLVYRSPGAQVVESHLAGFMDGIYAEYSPGLVLRGNRLTGHGRYGFHVMFSWHVRVEGNESWGNGVGNAVMHGAENRVRGNRLHGHRSPLAYGLLLQDERGSQVEANRFQENTLGLVLLDAAQVGVRGNRFQENGTALRITREKGGNSARVEGNLFLGNLYDLLVDDPEAKAQVVGNAYDRASGLPVPHLPSSSFALLLARQPELSLLALSPGVLLWEGAEAQVPGLRLLSLADPQALALPPSRRAHAPLLLLGLLGGVLWWRFRT from the coding sequence TGGTCCTCACCACCCCGGGCCTAGAGGTGGAGGCGGAGGGGGCGGTGCTCCGGGGCCGGAAGGGGCACACCCTTTCCCTCCTTGCCCCCGGCATCCGGGTGCGGGGCCTCAAGGTGGTGGGGGCAGGGGGCGGCGACGACTTCTTTGAACCCGACGCCGCGGTCTACCTCCGGGGGTGCGAGGGGTGCCTGCTGGAGGGCCTGGAGGTGGAAGGCGCCCCGGCGGCGGTGCGGCTGGAGGACTCCCCCAGGGCAAAGGTCCAGGGGCTTAGGGCCCGGGGCCTGGGGGCCTCCCCCGGGGTCCTGGTGTACCGCAGCCCAGGGGCCCAGGTGGTGGAGAGCCACCTGGCAGGCTTCATGGACGGGATCTACGCCGAGTACAGCCCAGGGCTAGTCCTCCGGGGCAACCGCCTTACGGGCCACGGGCGGTACGGCTTCCACGTGATGTTCTCCTGGCACGTGCGGGTGGAGGGCAACGAAAGCTGGGGAAACGGCGTCGGCAATGCGGTGATGCACGGGGCGGAGAACCGGGTGCGGGGGAACCGTCTCCACGGCCACCGCAGCCCCTTGGCCTACGGTCTCCTCCTCCAGGACGAGCGGGGAAGCCAGGTGGAGGCCAACCGCTTCCAGGAAAACACCCTGGGCCTGGTCCTCCTGGATGCCGCCCAGGTGGGGGTGCGGGGCAACCGCTTCCAGGAAAACGGCACCGCCCTCCGCATCACCCGGGAAAAGGGAGGGAACTCGGCCCGGGTGGAGGGGAACCTCTTCCTGGGCAACCTCTACGACCTCCTGGTGGATGACCCCGAGGCCAAGGCCCAGGTGGTGGGCAACGCCTACGACCGGGCCTCGGGCCTCCCCGTACCCCACCTGCCGAGCTCCAGCTTCGCCCTCCTCCTGGCCCGGCAGCCCGAGCTCTCCCTCCTGGCCCTCTCCCCCGGGGTGCTCCTTTGGGAAGGGGCCGAGGCCCAGGTCCCGGGCCTCCGCCTCCTCTCCCTGGCCGACCCCCAGGCCCTGGCCCTGCCCCCCTCCCGGAGGGCGCACGCGCCTCTCCTCCTCCTGGGGCTTTTAG